The sequence ttctagatttgtgatttttgaAGTTAGAAGCCAGGGATATATGCAGTGGAGCCTCTTCCCTTCATGGTTGTTTGGATGTATGTCAATCCCTATCTTTCCCTGCCCTTTGCTTTAGTCTGGTTTAATGGAGAGCCACATCTTGAACTTCTTTGGCATGTATAGGCTAGGGTAAAATGAGGTTGTCCTGTTGTCTGAGGAAGTAGGGTGGTCCTAGCCTCTTATTGACAAACAGTAGATTGTGGCCTAGAGACTAAGGTAAACTACAGGTAattattccctttctcccccacctcctcctctgtTGGTCCCCAGGGCTGGGGTTGTTCCTGTCCTAGCTGGAAGCTGTATAGACTCCCAAGATGAACTCTGCCCCAAGCTGTTCTATGACCCAGTTTTTCCACTTTGCCACACCCCGTTCCTGTCCCTTTCCCAAATCTTCCTCTAGATCTCAACTTGTATGATGTTGGCCATGTCAGCACATTCTTTGCCTGAGATATTGGGGAGTATTTGTGGGTGGACTAGGGTGCACCTCTTGCCTCCTCATGCCATTTGCCTTCCTCTCAGAATTATTGGGGTTCTAAAAAGAAGAAACTGGGATGTTGTTGTTCATAGGATAACATAGGAGTGTTCAGAAAAGGCCGTCCAAAAAATTATTCTTCCTGGTGAGATCTAGGCCGGTGTCCTGTTCCCTTGAGAGTGGGAGGGGTTGCCTTGAGCCTAGTCTGATCCTGAGCTAAGTAGGCTAGGGGGCCTGATGGGGCTTTGTCTAACCTGAGGTCTGTTTTCTAGTGTCTAGTCCTGGGAGGGAAGAGCCAGAGGCTGCTTAAGGGGTAGATCTCCAGAGATTAGAAGATAGAAACTTAGTATAGAATTGGAGGAAGAATGTTGTTTATGTTCCTTGGGACAAACGTATGAGTCTTTGAAacttgaggaaaatgagagaCTTTGTTGGGTATCCATTCAAATGAAAGTGGCATTGTAGGATGTGCTTTAGAACTTCTTGCCATGGATTCCTACTACAAACAATGGAATATCAGAAGTGTGGCAAGGAGATTGTGTGTTTGAGTTACTCTCAACGTCTTACCTATGTTCTGGTCTTTAAAACGATGTTTTTTTGGCAGTGTAACTCAATCTTTTGTTATCAATTGTCCCTTGTGTATTTATACTGGTTTTCATTCTCTTGAGACCTCTCAAGAAGAATGTCAACTTAAAAATGGGTAAGAGACCTGCATCTAGGGACTTTttgaaaggggagggagagagagggaaggaaaggaaaggacaggAAAGTTCTTATTGAGGacaatttctttccccttttgaacCTCCCAACACTTCCTGTCTGCCCTGTATTGGCAAGCCGGGTGCCCTAGGTGGCTTCTGTGGTCAGGAACCATTTTCCTTCTCCTAAGTTGTACCTCTCTTACCATTTCTATGATGGGTGGAGGTGGCCAGAGAAGAAAGGGAGTAAGTGAGCTAACATGGATTTCTGTTACAAAGGAAGCAACATCtgtccttctcctccccccttaATGCCCCCCTCTTACCTAACCCTGCCCAGCAGCCTTGTATATAACCCTAGGCTTTGTGCTAGTGTGCCCAGAGCCAAGGGGGAGGGGGTAGCCAGATGGGAGAAGGCTGGGTTGGAGGGAGTAGTAACAGTTGATTAGACTCGGCCCCAGAGGAGGGTAAGCTACTGGCCCCAGGGGAGACAAGAGAGCAGGCGCTTGAAGGTGAGAAAGAAGGGGGAGTAAACTATTGGGGAAGGGGTTGGTGGGGTGTTTTGGGGGAAGCTGTTGGCAGTTGAGCCTAAGATCCAGAGGCTCTGGTTGCCCTGAGTAGCAGAGGCCCAAAGGGGCTGGTTAAGGGTGTGGCTACAGGAAAACCTGAAGCTGAGTGGGACTCATATTTTCAGAACATTATTGGAGAAAGAGGCATGCTGCTGTATCTCCTACCTCTCAGCTGGTGTAATTTCCCAGGTTAGGGATATCTTGTCAATTAGAGTGTATCCTGATAGAATATTGGAACTTATTTTAACTTTCCCTGATAGTTACCTTAATTCAGAAACTATGTTAATGTAGATAAAGAAAATTGCTCTTAAGGAGTGGCTCTGGGGCTCTGTGATAGGCTAGAGGTGGCTGACCTGCTGTAGTGGCCCTGGTTAATATGCATACAGCTTTTCTCCTTGGACTTCTGGAGGAGAGTGAAGAAGGCAGATTCCCCTTAGAATTTGAGGAAATTATAGGTTGAAGATTCAGCATTGAGTCCTAACATTTACCTATCTTGCTACTTCTCCACATTTTACCCTAATGAACTTACTTAAGAGAATGAAGAAGACCCAGAGGAAGACTTATCAGAGGCAGAGACTCCTAAactcaaaaagaagaagaagcctAAGAAACCTCGGGACCCTAAAATCCCAAAGAGCAAACGACAAAAAAAGGAGGTGAGTGAGGGTGGCTGAGGTATGGTATGAATGGAGGTAGggtggaaaagaggaaaaataggagaatTAGCGATAGGGAAGATGTGTGTAGAGGGTAGATGTTGTGTAGGAAAGGTCTGGGATAAGCCAGGTGGCTGTCCCAAGCCAGCATGTGTGTagcatgtgtgtgtctgtctccctttccctctcctccccctccctgtTCTAGCGTGTGCTCTTATGCCGGCAGCTGGGAGACAGTTCTGGGGAGGGGCCTgaatttgtggaggaagaagatgagATGGTTTTGCGATCAGACAGCGAGGGCAGTGACTATACCCCtggcaagaaaaagaagaagaagcttgGACctaagaaggagaagaaaagcaagtctaagagaaaggaggaagaagaagaagatgatgatgatgatgactcaAAGGTGCCTAGAacccttttctcccccccccgaccccgcccccccccccccccccccccccccccctctcattccttttatttctcttttgacaTCTAATAGTCCCTTAGGAGACTTCTCTTGTAAAAAGCTTAACTTCTAGTTCTTTCCCCTTACGGTAGTATTTTGATTCTCAAGGGTTCCTTCTTACCTCCTATTATGTACCTTTGAAAGGATTGCCAGGGTTTTGATTCTCTTCCCTTGGCCTTTTTAGGAGCCCAAGTCATCAGGTCAGCTACTAGAAGATTGGGGCATGGAGGACATTGACCATGTGTTCTCAGAAGAAGATTATCGAACTCTTACCAACTATAAGGCCTTCAGCCAGTTTGTCAGGTATTTAAGCTAAGACTCAGGAGTCCTTAGGAAGGGAAGGAGCATGTAACTCTTTTTCAGTCTCTAGTcttgctattttgtttttatcaaccAATGTCTATTTTCATCCTTCCCCAGACCTCTCATTGCTGCTAAGAACCCCAAGATTGCAGTTTCCAAGATGATGATGGTTCTAGGAGCCAAATGGCGAGAATTCAGTACCAACAACCCCTTCAAGGGCAGTTCCGGGGCCTCAGTGGCAGCTGCAGCTGCGGCAGCAGTAGCTGTAGTGGAGAGTATGGTAACTGCAACTGAAGTTGCTCCACCTCCACCCCCTGTGGAAGTACCCATCAGAAAGGCCAAAACCAAGGAGGGTAAAGGTTAGTGAGATAAGATAGGTGTATGTAGATGTCTTTCCTTAtctttgaggttgaatttgaatctcAGGTTTATGTTGAGTTTAGGGAAAATTAATGTTGATAGACCTAGTTTAGACCTATTGTAAGgaggattgtcttttttttttttaatctattgccCAATATGTTCAACAAACTTCTGTTAAGTACCATACATGGAAGGTTCTGCCTGGGTCCAGGGGATAAGTTAGAAAAGCAGAGTAgtcttcaaggagcttgtattttcttggggagggggggatagGTAGTGGAAGATGTATTCTGTATGACAATATGTAGGAGGGAAAGAGCAATGACATTTGGGAGTAACAGGAAAGACTTTGCAGAAGTGCCAATTTTACTGACCCTTGAAGCGGGGAGACAAGGATTTTGacaagagagatgaaaagataaCATTTCAAGAATGAGGAACATCGTTTGGAAACTGATTTAATCGGCTTTGGCTAGAGTCTAAAGTGTGAAGAGAAGTAGTAATTTGATAAGATTGGAGTTAGATGATGGTGGATCTTACTGCCAGTCTAAGGAGGTAGAACTGTTTGAGGTATTGCCTGTTGAGACACTTAAGGGTTTGAATGGAAAAGGAATGGGGCACAGATCAGATCTTTTATAGAACTATTAGTTTAATTGTGGGGAAGAGGACTGGAAGTAAGTACAGCAGTCTCTCAGGGTAGCCTAGATAAGATTTTGATGGGTGGAAATAAAATGATAGCTCTGTGATTTGGACTGAAGAGAATGGATGAATTTATAGGACCGGATAATTAATTGGAcaagttgagtttgagatgctgaTAGACTATCTAGGTCGAAATGTTAAAGACACAGAATTAATAGGTCTTCATAATTGATTGGATTTGggaaatgaaaatagaagaaGTAAGGATAACTTCTGGGTGACTAGGATAAATAGGAATGTTTAAAAGTGGAGTTTTTCAGTAGGGAAAAGATTATCAACTTTTATTTTAGACTTACTGTTTTTGAAATACTGATGGAACTTCTATGTGGAGATGTCTGACAGGTAATTGATGATGTAGATCTGAGAACGTAGGAAAGAGCAGAGTGGATACATAGATATGTGGgtcatttttgtacatgtgataACAGAGCTCATGGGGTCAGGTGAAATTATCATGAAAGAAGACACAGAAAAAAGGATCAAGGACAGAGTCCTGGGGGACATCCACTATTTGGAGTTAGAAATTAGAGTTAGAAGTTGGAGTTAGAAGATGGCAGGTGGTTTAGCCAAGAAGCCTGAAAAAGATCAATCAAGTAAATAGAAGGAGAAATCAGGGGAGAGCAGTGTTATAAAAACAGGAAGAATATCCAGGTACATATGGTAGTTGGAGGGCAGTGGTATCAGGAGTCAAACtaaagagatcaagaaggatggaaaatgctattggATTTAGTAGTTAAGTTGTTggcaactttggagagaaaaatttCAGTGGAGTAGTGGGATGAAAGCCAGAATGGAAGAGTTTGAGAATTATGAGTGGGtggtgaggaaatagaggcagtgAGTGAgcatagatgatttttttcaaaaagtttgtcagtgaaagggaaggaaggagattgGTGATTGGTACTTTGAGTAGGATAGGGTTaaatggttgtgtgtgtgtgtgtgtgtgtgtgtgtgtgtgtgtgtttttaaaggATGTGATAAACCTGACATATTTGTAGATAACAGGGATAGAATCAGAAATAAGATATTAAAGGTGAATGAGGGAATAAAGTCAATAAGGCAAACTTCTGGACGCCTTAGAGAGTTGGTATTTGCATTTGACTCAACTTTTCTTTTAGGTCCCAATGCCCGACGGAAACCTAAAGCTAGCCCCCGTGTGCCTGATGCTAAGAAGCCCAAACCGAAGAAGGTGGCACCCCTGAAAATCAAACTGGGAGGCTTTGGCTCTAAGCGCAAGAGGTCTTCGGTGAGAATCTGCATGTGGTAGGGTCACCAAATCCTAAGGAGGAACTACCCTGGAACAGGATACAGCAATGGATATAAGTGTGGGAGGTTGTCGGCAGAAATGTTAAGCTAGACATCTAGTATTGTCCTCTAGTATGCTAACATTCTCTTTGAAAGGTGAGAATGGTACTTTCCTCACCACATACATCTTTTCCCTGGCTGGGGCTTCTAGCTCTCTGATATCTTTTATCCTGCTAGAGTGAAGATGATGACCTGGATGTGGAATCTGACTTTGATGATGCCAGTATCAACAGTTACTCCGTGTCAGATGGTTCGACTAGTAGGAGCAGCCGCAGCCGCAAGAAACTTAGAgctaccaaaaagaaaaagaaaggtgtgTTTCTCTTATGTCTTTGTATGGATATTGGTGAGGGCTCAAATCCCCTAAAAATAGGACTGAGATTTGGGGGTGGTATCATGATGGGTGGCGGGTTGTGCTACTTACTGGGCTTCCCCTCTTCCTTGCCTAGGCGAGGAGGAGGTGACTGCTGTGGATGGTTATGAGACAGACCACCAGGACTACTGTGAAGTGTGCCAGCAAGGAGGAGAGATCATCCTGTGTGATACCTGTCCCCGTGCTTACCACATGGTCTGCCTGGATCCTGACATGGAGAAGGCCCCGGAGGGCAAATGGAGTTGTCCACACTGTGTGAGTACCTATCACATATGGACCCCTTTGGACTTGGGGGAGGTTGTATTCTGTGGGGATTATGGGGATGAAGTTTGTgagatttgggggaaaggaaCTAGTTTGGGGGAAGAGATAGATTGAgaatggtgggggggggggtgggaccTAGCTGTGATCTCTTACTACAGGAAAAGGAAGGTATCCAGTGGGAAGCAAAGGAGGACAACTCTGAGGGTGAAGAAATCCTAGAAGAAGTTGGTGGTGACCCTGAGGAGGAGGATGATCATCACATGGAGTTTTGCCGTGTCTGCAAGGATGGTGGGGAACTACTCTGCTGTGATACCTGCCCCTCTTCCTACCATATCCACTGCTTGAACCCCCCACTCCCAGAGATCCCCAACGGCGAATGGCTTTGTCCTCGTTGCACAGTGAGTGCCTGACTTgaaagtggtggtggtggtggggaagtACAATTCACAACTTACAGCTTTATTGTTATGTGATACCTAAGCATTTTGAGAGTAAAGACGCGAAGGGATTGATCAGGAAATAGGGAAATTACTTTTTTGGCCCTTTTATAAAACCCTAGGCTACTGGTGATTCTGGGATTCATCTGGGCCAATACTGGAATGGTGTAGGGCAGGATGGTTAATGCTTTGTCCAGTCGGTACTAAAATAGTGTCATACTAGAGCAGAGCACTCTGTTCCTGTCCCTGTCTCAACACTGCTTCAGGGATCCTATCAATTCATACTGGTTTATTGGAGTCACATAATGCTCTCTAATTTTCCATAAGTCCAGTTTGCCAAGTCTGTTGACATCAAGCTTGattatcctgttttttttttttttttttgagaactagaCATTTGGTTGGTAAAAAGCAATTAGGTGTGAAACATGCAGAAGATAAACCACTGACTGTACTGATATATATAGGCTATGTTAGGCCTACTCCTTAGAGCTATGTgtttgtatttgttatttttcttagtgCCCTTCACTGAAAGGTAAAGTTCAGAAGATCCTGATTTGGAAATGGGGGCAGCCACCATCCCCTACACCAGTGCCCCGACCCCCTGATGCTGACCCCAATACCCCTTCTCCTAAGCCTTTAGAGGGGCGACCTGAGCGGCAATTCTTTGTGAAATGGCAAGGCATGTCCTACTGGCACTGTTCTTGGGTGTCAGAACTACAGGTAAGTGAGAATGGCTGCATGTATTCTCATACAAGAACTGGGAGATAAGGGGAAAGATAATAtcccaagacaaaaaataatatcttatttgataagatgctttctttttttttttctgatcatagcTGGAGCTTCACTGCCAAGTGATGTTCCGTAACTACCAGCGTAAGAATGATATGGATGAGCCACCATCTGGTGACTttggtggggaggaagaaaaaagccgTAAACGAAAGAACAAGGACCCCAAGTTTGCAGAAATGGAAGAACGTTTCTACCGCTATGGGATTAAACCTGAGTGGATGATGATCCACCGTATCCTCAACCACAGGTACTAGTAAAGCTCATAGTTGTCATAGAGATCTTAAAGGGTTCTTGGGGTTGGCGGGGAATGGGGGGAGGCAGGAAGGATAAGATCTCTGTGAAAGAGAATTAGGACTTACTTTTTTCTGTTCCTGAGATTGAACAAGTAAAAAGTCTGTCAGTgtcttatacaaaataaatgtgcaATAAATATTAAAGGAATCCTCATGTTTGAGCTATTagaagagggagggagtgggTGGTGTTGCATTTGGTCTGAGGACAAGAGCTTGTTGATCCCCAGAGGCAGAATATGCATTTCCTAGTTTGTAATATGTGCTATTCAGATTTGTCCATCTCAAGAACACAAAGAGAATGGGGTTTCCTACTGTgacaattctttctctctctttggtgCCACAGTGTAGATAAGAAGGGTCATGTCCACTATTTGATCAAATGGAGGGACCTGCCCTATGATCAGGCATCCTGGGAGAGTGAAGATGTAGAGGTGCAAGACTATGACCTATTCAAGCAGAGCTATTGGAACCATAGGTGAGTGAATATTTGAGTGACTTCAGAACGGGAGAAAGAGACATCGGAAGGGCAGGCATTTAAAGCTCTCTCTTCTTTAGGGAGCTAATGCGGGGTGAGGAAGGACGACCTGGCAAAAAGCTCAAGAAGGTTAAGCTTAGGAAGTTGGAGAGGCCTCCTGAAACTCCTACAGTTGATGTGAGTTGGGACAGAGAAGAGGAAATGACTTAATTAGGTGGGAGGGTAGATCATGTCTCTGTCCAGACCATGCTTCACTTGATGGGAGTCCCATAAATAATGACCTGTTCTCTCTAACATTAATTGttttagtaatttttcttttcctcccttctccatgtTTTTGAAACAGAGAgggttttatttcctctttttagcCAGCAGGGAAAACTAAAGCACAAAgatggagaaggggaggggaggatagGGTTTGTTTAAGGTCATGAAAACTTCTTGGAGAAAAGTATtgtggtataatgaaaagagtgctatatttggagtcaggaaagacttgggtttgaatctacCTTTTGACCATTAGCTAcgtgagcaaattacttaatctcttttagctcttgattcctcatctgtaaaatggtaatataGATATTGTAATAAGGTAGTATTACAGATACAATTGCACATACCTGTAGCCTTACAAAGTGTTTGAGGATCAAAAAATGAAACGTTTTCAGAGTACTTTTGCATACATTAATAACAGCATTGGCTCATATTTATATGTAGTTTAGGGCTAGATCTCAGCAGTCCTGATCTTCAGGTAAAGCTCTTTCCTTTCTGTTTGCCCTATTTTGGAGAACAGACAAGAAAGTTGCCAAAATGAACCTTAGGAAGGAATTGGTAGAAACAGATTTATTCAGTTTGGAGAAGGAACACTAGAATTTGTTTCCCTGAAAATCTTTTTAATACCAAAACTTCCCATTTGTTTGGTGGATTAGTTATCCTACCAAGAAAAGGAGGTTAGgacaagggaaaagagggaataaTGACCCGTGAATCCTATTCATAGatttttgtattgatatttaATTAAGACTGGAAAAGGCACTTGATATTACGAAGTCAGCTTCATCTTCAGGGAATATAAACTTATCTGCCAGTTTCTGACTTcccactattttttctttcagccAACAGTGAAATATGAGCGGCAACCAGAGTACTTAGATGCCACTGGTGGGACTCTACATCCCTATCAAATGGAGGGATTGAACTGGTTGCGCTTCTCCTGGGCCCAGGGCACTGACACTATCTTGGCAGATGAAATGGGCTTGGGCAAGACGGTTCAGACCGCTGTCTTCCTCTATTCTTTGTACAAGGAGGTGAGAAAGAGCACATCTTATTAATTaacttttctgtcttttcaaAACTATTCACTTATTTAGTGCTGAGGTAGAAAAGGAGAATTTGATATAATGGAGAagataagacagaaaaaaatattaagcaacAAAATATAATTAGTAGCACAGAGAGCTATATGAATCTTTGTGCAGGGCAGGTTGTGCCAGTTTTATCAGATCTGTGGGAGGGATTAGTCTGAGAAGGCCCCATGTAAGAGGGAAGTTTTGAAGGAGGGTCAAAACAAAGTTGGAGGGTTAGATTGAAGGTTGATGCTgatcccttttgttctttttcaagctCTTGGCGTAGGGAGGGGCTGAGGAGTTGTATATAGAGTGGTTTATAGAcagggtaatttttaaaagaacctaCATGCTTCTCTTCTGCCTCCTTCCTACTAGGGTCATTCAAAAGGCCCTTTCCTAGTGAGTGCCCCACTTTCTACAATCATCAACTGGGAGCGAGAGTTTGAGATGTGGGCTCCAGACATGTATGTGGTAACCTATGTTGGAGACAAGGATAGTCGTGCTATTATTCGTGAAAACGAGTTCTCTTTTGAAGACAATGCTATCCGTGGTGGCAAGAAGGCTTCCAGAATGAAGGTATCTCAGAGGGAAACTTATCAAGAGGGAGGAATAGCTCTTTCTGGCCAAGTCTCTTCCCTTGGGATGAGGGAAAAGGGGTGGCCTGGGAACTGGAAGATGCTTTTTACAGTAGATGCTTCTGAACGTCAATAATTGGGCTCCCTTCCTTTGTAGAAAGAAGCATCTGTGAAGTTTCATGTTTTGCTGACTTCCTATGAACTGATTACCATTGACATGGCCATTCTGGGCTCCATTGATTGGGCCTGCCTAATTGTGGATGAAGCTCATAGGCTTAAGAACAATCAGTCTAAGGTAAGCAAAGTCTTTGGGCTCTCTTATTATATGGTACCAATTTATTGAAGGTGGGGAATCTCTCAGTAGTGGGTAGAATAGAGAATGGCCATGCTATGGCCATCCCTTTGTTACAAGGTTTTCAAGGGCTAAATTGGCAAGCTTTTTAAATTAGTAAAGCCAGTTTGGAATTTGATGGAATCAAGCTGAGGCCCATGGGTAGCATGAAgtaatctgtttttctttctcttatatttcCCCTATGCCCTACTAGTTTTTCAGGGTACTCAATGGCTATTCCCTCCAGCACAAGTTACTACTAACAGGGACTCCTCTACAGAATAACTTGGAGGAGCTTTTCCACCTGCTTAATTTCCTCACTCCAGAAAGATTCCAGTGAGTATTCTTATATTACACACATCATTTCTCTTACTTTAATCTTACTCCCCTgccctccccccaatttttttcctgtttatcatataattctctttttttttccaccctctgatgaactttttttttgataaagcaACCTGGAGGGCTTCCTAGAAGAATTTGCTGACATTGCCAAGGAAGACCAGATCAAAAAATTGCATGACATGTTGGGGCCTCATATGCTTCGACGGCTTAAAGCTGATGTCTTCAAGAACATGCCCTCTAAGACAGAGCTGATTGTGCGTGTGGAACTGAGCCCGATGCAGAAGTGAGTTGGAGAAATGTTCCCCAAAGGGACAAGAAAAACACTAAACCcactaaaaatatttagaaaagtcTGCTTGTCCCCTGTAATATTTCCAATATTCACACTTTGCCCTGTTCTGGGAGCATTCCAGTCCTGGGGCATCTGGTGATAGGGAACAGTTAAGGCCTGAAGATGCTATCAGTACCAGTGTCAGAAAATGTGTTTTTCCAATTTTAGTCAAGTTCTGACTATTTGCAAGTTACCTTATGGTCTTTTAGGTTCAACCTAATTATTTTTAGGCTCTAAacctagtgtttttttttttttttaaactttctgggTTCCTGGACCCAAAAAAGGTCCAGGTATCTTCCTAGATCCTTAGGGTATGGTTGTCTCAAAGTTTGGTAATATGACTTTGTCTTCTGTCTGCAGGAAATACTACAAGTACATTCTAACCCGAAACTTTGAGGCACTCAATGCTCGGGGTGGTGGTAATCAGGTTTCCCTACTTAATGTGGTGATGGATCTAAAAAAGTGCTGTAACCACCCTTACCTCTTCCCTGTGGCTGCCATGGTAGGTCCTGAAATCtctttctttaatgttattttaattgtacccttgtcttctatttcatttttcttttttaccttttattctaGGAAGCACCAAAGATGCCCAATGGGATGTATGATGGCAGTGCTCTAATTCGAGCATCAGGGAAGCTACTTTTATTGCAAAAAATGCTCAAGAACCTCAAAGAGGGTGGTCACCGTGTGCTCATTTTCTCGCAGGTATCAGAAGGTGGTGGATTTAAGTATAGGAGAGATAGATGGTAAGGAGGTTCTTGGTGGAAGAGCTCAACTGATGTATGACGAATATATTTTCTTGTTAGATGACCAAGATGTTGGATCTGTTAGAGGATTTTTTGGAACATGAAGGTTATAAATATGAGCGAATCGATGGGGGAATTACTGGGAACATGCGTCAGGAAGCCATTGATCGTTTTAACGGTGAGAGGTTGGGTTATGTGTTATTGGTAGAAAGGGGACAAATCAAAATACCACCAGATTTTTCTTTTGgctaatcacttttttttttccccacacaacttcagttttctcatttatacttGCCACagggaatttattgaataggggaggAAATGCAGAATGGCTTGAAAGGCGTGTCTgattatttcagaaagatttCTAATGTGccatattttgttctttttttttttttccagcaccTGGGGCTCAGcagttttgctttcttctttctactcGAGCTGGGGGCCTGGGAATCAATCTAGCTACTGCAGATACTGTTATCATCTATGACTCTGATTGGAACCCCCATAATGACATCCAGGTGAACAGGATCAGATTCAGTGATTTAGCATTGATGCTGTTTGTTTTATAAAGAGTCCTCTACTTTTTATGAGTAGATGCCTaaatgaagagaaaacagaagttttactttgcataacttttttttttataaataagatatTGGATGTGATGGTTGTGCTTTCAGGGAACGATACCTCAATTCcgtctttttccagctttttggTTGGGAAGGTTGCTATTTCAACAGCTAGAGGCATTACAGACCTTGGTACTTTGATTGGATAGAAGTACAGAGGCAGGAGTCAGTGGAGCAGGGAAACAAGGTGATAGACACTTGAGCTTTtgcctctatctctctccttctgtaGGCTTTTAGCAGAGCCCATCGAATTGGTCAGAATAAGAAAGTGA comes from Sarcophilus harrisii chromosome 5, mSarHar1.11, whole genome shotgun sequence and encodes:
- the CHD4 gene encoding chromodomain-helicase-DNA-binding protein 4 isoform X1, which codes for MASGLGSPSPCSAGSEEEDMEVLLNSLPPPHPENEEDPEEDLSEAETPKLKKKKKPKKPRDPKIPKSKRQKKERVLLCRQLGDSSGEGPEFVEEEDEMVLRSDSEGSDYTPGKKKKKKLGPKKEKKSKSKRKEEEEEDDDDDDSKEPKSSGQLLEDWGMEDIDHVFSEEDYRTLTNYKAFSQFVRPLIAAKNPKIAVSKMMMVLGAKWREFSTNNPFKGSSGASVAAAAAAAVAVVESMVTATEVAPPPPPVEVPIRKAKTKEGKGPNARRKPKASPRVPDAKKPKPKKVAPLKIKLGGFGSKRKRSSSEDDDLDVESDFDDASINSYSVSDGSTSRSSRSRKKLRATKKKKKGEEEVTAVDGYETDHQDYCEVCQQGGEIILCDTCPRAYHMVCLDPDMEKAPEGKWSCPHCEKEGIQWEAKEDNSEGEEILEEVGGDPEEEDDHHMEFCRVCKDGGELLCCDTCPSSYHIHCLNPPLPEIPNGEWLCPRCTCPSLKGKVQKILIWKWGQPPSPTPVPRPPDADPNTPSPKPLEGRPERQFFVKWQGMSYWHCSWVSELQLELHCQVMFRNYQRKNDMDEPPSGDFGGEEEKSRKRKNKDPKFAEMEERFYRYGIKPEWMMIHRILNHSVDKKGHVHYLIKWRDLPYDQASWESEDVEVQDYDLFKQSYWNHRELMRGEEGRPGKKLKKVKLRKLERPPETPTVDPTVKYERQPEYLDATGGTLHPYQMEGLNWLRFSWAQGTDTILADEMGLGKTVQTAVFLYSLYKEGHSKGPFLVSAPLSTIINWEREFEMWAPDMYVVTYVGDKDSRAIIRENEFSFEDNAIRGGKKASRMKKEASVKFHVLLTSYELITIDMAILGSIDWACLIVDEAHRLKNNQSKFFRVLNGYSLQHKLLLTGTPLQNNLEELFHLLNFLTPERFHNLEGFLEEFADIAKEDQIKKLHDMLGPHMLRRLKADVFKNMPSKTELIVRVELSPMQKKYYKYILTRNFEALNARGGGNQVSLLNVVMDLKKCCNHPYLFPVAAMEAPKMPNGMYDGSALIRASGKLLLLQKMLKNLKEGGHRVLIFSQMTKMLDLLEDFLEHEGYKYERIDGGITGNMRQEAIDRFNAPGAQQFCFLLSTRAGGLGINLATADTVIIYDSDWNPHNDIQAFSRAHRIGQNKKVMIYRFVTRASVEERITQVAKKKMMLTHLVVRPGLGSKTGSMSKQELDDILKFGTEELFKDEATDGGGDNKEGEDSSVIHYDDKAIERLLDRNQDETEDTELQGMNEYLSSFKVAQYVVREEEMGEEEEVEREIIKQEESVDPDYWEKLLRHHYEQQQEDLARNLGKGKRIRKQVNYNDGSQEDRGVSGRPHPLPLGRSPRAVGPAHLPSLPPDWQDDQSDNQSDYSVASEEGDEDFDERSEAPRRPSRKGLRNDKDKPLPPLLARVGGNIEVLGFNARQRKAFLNAIMRYGMPPQDAFTTQWLVRDLRGKSEKEFKAYVSLFMRHLCEPGADGAETFADGVPREGLSRQHVLTRIGVMSLIRKKVQEFEHVNGRWSMPELAEVEENKKMSQPGSPSPKTPTPSTPGDTQPNTPAPVPPPDDGVKAEENNNKEEENTEGEREVKPAAPEASVEATQPSASNPEEEKVLTEPLEGEEKVDKPEVKEKTEETMETETKGVAETEKVEEKATVDLTPIVVEDKEEKKEEEEKKEVMLQNGETPKDLGDEKQKKNIKQRFMFNIADGGFTELHSLWQNEERAATVTKKTYEIWHRRHDYWLLAGIINHGYARWQDIQNDPRYAILNEPFKGEMNRGNFLEIKNKFLARRFKLLEQALVIEEQLRRAAYLNMSEDPSHPSMALNTRFAEVECLAESHQHLSKESMAGNKPANAVLHKVLKQLEELLSDMKADVTRLPATIARIPPVAVRLQMSERNILSRLANRGPEPTPQQVAQQQ